Below is a genomic region from Eupeodes corollae chromosome 1, idEupCoro1.1, whole genome shotgun sequence.
tgaggtTCAACAAAACGGACAAGTCCATAGAAataataatgtatttatttatttattaaacgaGACGacaggaaaatattgttggtttttaatttttttgcttaaaagatttaagggggacaattttaataattatgtaatttaaatattaaacaaattatgcGTGTTGTGCAAAACGTTTGGCTAAGTTGTCGCCGTTAGCACCAGAgaattcatcaattttagctGAATTCTTGATGAACACAAATGTGGGCATGCTAGAAATGTTGTAATCTACGGCGATATCTTCGCATTCATCCACATCAACCTGGAATCACAATGAAAACAAGTGTTATAAATCAAgtattttgatgaatttgtttgtattaaatacCTTAAGAACTACAACTTTGTCAGCGTATTGGGTTGACAATTCTTCAAGTCTTGGGGCGATCATCTTGCATGGACCACACCAGGTGGCAAAGAAGTCAACCACAACCAATTTGCTTCCTGCAGCTTGGAGTTGGCCATCGAAATCGgactgaaattaaaaataaataagtttaataattgtttaaataaaatcgagtcaaaaatattatatcacATAGAATTGGTCAAAAAAGGctatttttacatttgttttaacaaaagtcataaataactttatcagaaaatatataattaaaaatcctGGTCATATTTTGTGGTATTTTGGATTTCTGAAATAATgaactacaaaaaaatacatactttGGTTGGGCATGAAAATGTTACGTGTTTACAAAttactgatatttttttatcagaATTTTGTTATCATTTTCTGCTCTGTTATATATGTATGATTGTATGTAGTCAGTAATAACTTTTAGGCATGAAACAtgtagttttaaattgaatctacaaaatataaatagaaaatcctatcttttaaaaatcattttaagt
It encodes:
- the LOC129942886 gene encoding thioredoxin-2 — its product is MVYQVKSKSDFDGQLQAAGSKLVVVDFFATWCGPCKMIAPRLEELSTQYADKVVVLKVDVDECEDIAVDYNISSMPTFVFIKNSAKIDEFSGANGDNLAKRFAQHA